One part of the Spirochaetaceae bacterium genome encodes these proteins:
- the rplQ gene encoding 50S ribosomal protein L17, with the protein MNNKTGFNRLSRTTSHRKALMRNLVKSLFEHEQIKTTKAKAKEVARKAEKMITKAKVDSVHARRLVARDLNDRTLVKKLFTEIAPRYAGRPGGYTRVVKMGFRQGDAAELAIIELVDRKGTTEEATKKEEPKAKKAAPKKTEAAVKEKAPAKKVEAAKDDTAE; encoded by the coding sequence ATGAATAATAAAACTGGTTTTAATCGCTTAAGTCGTACCACTAGCCATCGTAAAGCTTTAATGCGTAACTTGGTTAAATCGCTTTTTGAGCATGAGCAAATTAAAACTACTAAAGCTAAAGCTAAAGAAGTGGCACGTAAAGCCGAGAAAATGATAACAAAAGCTAAAGTTGATAGTGTGCATGCCCGTCGTTTAGTTGCGCGTGACCTTAATGATAGAACTTTAGTTAAAAAACTTTTTACCGAAATTGCTCCGCGTTATGCAGGGAGGCCGGGTGGTTATACACGTGTTGTTAAAATGGGCTTTAGGCAAGGTGACGCTGCCGAATTGGCCATTATTGAGTTGGTAGACCGTAAGGGAACAACTGAAGAGGCTACTAAAAAAGAAGAACCTAAAGCTAAAAAAGCTGCTCCTAAAAAAACGGAGGCAGCCGTCAAAGAAAAGGCTCCGGCCAAAAAGGTAGAAGCTGCTAAAGATGATACGGCAGAGTAA
- a CDS encoding DNA-directed RNA polymerase subunit alpha — protein MARKNLLKGLKRPKNISFEHVEETPEYGRFIAYPFERGYGRTIGNSLRRILMSSIQSYAVVAIRIESYKNGDTVPHVISSEFDLLPDVAEDVSTMVQNLKSLRLKLPEGVEEKTILIEWQGEGELTGAYFEKDGVEVISKDVVICTAMANAKFNIEVQINFGRGYVPAETNESLIDVIGALPVDSLYSPVTRVKVAVEDYRVGHRADYDKLILDIWTDGTILPSDALAEAAKINKEYLSVFINFDESAVEESAEIDEDEQRLRDLLDISVSQLDLSVRSANCLKNAQIVTLRDLTRKTEDDLGKTRNFGKKSLQEIKEKLNEWGLSLAMTDYSEIKERLRLGNSPFKKEE, from the coding sequence ATGGCACGTAAAAACCTTTTAAAGGGACTAAAAAGGCCAAAGAATATTAGCTTTGAACATGTAGAAGAAACTCCGGAGTATGGGCGATTTATTGCTTATCCATTTGAGCGCGGCTATGGGCGAACTATTGGGAACAGCCTTAGACGCATACTTATGTCTAGTATTCAAAGTTATGCAGTGGTAGCTATTAGGATAGAAAGTTATAAAAATGGCGATACAGTACCCCATGTTATTTCTAGCGAATTCGATTTACTACCCGATGTGGCCGAAGATGTTTCTACTATGGTTCAAAATTTAAAATCTCTTAGGCTAAAGTTGCCGGAAGGGGTTGAAGAAAAAACCATTTTAATTGAATGGCAAGGTGAAGGTGAACTTACTGGTGCTTACTTTGAAAAAGATGGTGTTGAAGTAATAAGTAAAGATGTGGTTATTTGTACAGCTATGGCTAATGCTAAGTTTAATATAGAGGTGCAGATTAACTTTGGGCGTGGTTATGTTCCCGCCGAGACAAACGAAAGTTTAATTGATGTGATAGGGGCTTTACCTGTCGACTCATTGTATTCACCGGTAACTCGTGTAAAGGTAGCGGTAGAAGATTATCGGGTTGGTCATCGTGCCGACTACGATAAGTTAATTTTAGATATTTGGACCGATGGTACCATTTTACCGTCCGATGCTTTGGCGGAGGCCGCTAAGATAAATAAAGAATATCTTTCGGTCTTTATTAACTTTGATGAATCTGCCGTTGAAGAAAGTGCCGAAATTGATGAAGATGAGCAAAGGCTACGCGATTTACTGGATATTTCGGTTAGTCAGCTAGATTTATCGGTGCGTTCGGCTAATTGTTTAAAAAATGCGCAAATTGTTACTTTACGCGATTTAACGCGTAAAACTGAAGATGATTTAGGTAAAACTCGTAACTTTGGCAAAAAAAGTTTACAAGAGATTAAAGAGAAATTAAACGAGTGGGGATTAAGCTTAGCTATGACCGATTATAGTGAGATTAAAGAAAGGCTTCGCTTAGGGAATTCGCCATTTAAGAAGGAAGAGTAA
- the rpsK gene encoding 30S ribosomal protein S11: MAKIKKEKRTVYEGKVFIQATFNNTIITVTDMKGNAISACSAGQLGFRGAKKSTPFAAQSCIETAITKAKDTGLSEVHVYVKGPGVGRESAIRSLGTMGMQVKSISDVTPIPHNGCRPPKTRRI, encoded by the coding sequence ATGGCTAAGATAAAAAAAGAAAAACGAACGGTGTACGAGGGTAAGGTCTTTATTCAGGCTACCTTTAATAATACTATTATTACGGTAACCGATATGAAGGGTAATGCCATTTCGGCCTGTTCGGCAGGGCAGCTCGGATTTAGAGGCGCTAAAAAATCTACCCCTTTTGCAGCCCAAAGTTGTATCGAAACGGCGATTACTAAAGCTAAAGATACCGGCCTTAGCGAGGTACATGTTTACGTTAAAGGGCCGGGCGTAGGGCGAGAATCGGCTATAAGGTCGCTTGGTACGATGGGTATGCAGGTAAAGAGCATTAGCGACGTAACGCCTATTCCCCATAATGGTTGTCGTCCGCCAAAAACGCGAAGAATATAA